The following are from one region of the Natrinema sp. HArc-T2 genome:
- the glpK gene encoding glycerol kinase GlpK gives MTANTYVGAVDQGTTGTRFIVFDHEGQVVANAYEKHEQIYPEPGWVEHDPMEIWENTKAVISQALEQAGIGPDQLEAIGVTNQRETTLLWDADTGNPVHNAIVWQDRRTTDRVEALEDEGMVETIRDKTGLEADAYFSATKAEWLLDNADPIKLERTRPADIRDRAEQGEVLFGTIDTWLIYNLTGNHITEVTNASRTMLYNIHDLEWDDDLLAEFSVPEAMLPEVRPSSDEDTYGTTDPDGFLEAEVPVAGALGDQQAALFGQTCFDAGDAKNTYGTGSFFLMNTGNEAVESDHGLLTTIGFQRAGEDVQYALEGAIFVTGAAIEWLEDMTLIDDPAETAELARSVDTTDGVYVVPAFTGLGAPHWDQRARGTILGMTRGTRKEHVVRATLESIAYQTRDVAEAMEADSGIEMTSLKVDGGAVKNNFLCQLQSDIIGSDIVRPVVDETTALGSAYAAGLAVGYWSDPDELRSNWQVDAEFEPEMDPATADQRYDRWGDAVDRARDWARDSEE, from the coding sequence ATGACAGCCAACACATACGTCGGTGCGGTAGACCAAGGGACGACCGGCACCCGCTTCATCGTCTTCGATCACGAGGGGCAGGTCGTCGCGAACGCCTACGAGAAGCACGAACAGATTTACCCAGAACCCGGCTGGGTCGAACACGACCCGATGGAGATCTGGGAGAACACCAAAGCCGTCATCAGTCAGGCTCTCGAGCAGGCGGGCATCGGCCCCGATCAGCTCGAGGCCATCGGTGTGACCAACCAGCGAGAGACGACGCTGCTGTGGGATGCAGACACTGGCAACCCCGTCCACAACGCCATCGTCTGGCAGGACCGTCGGACGACCGATCGCGTCGAGGCTCTCGAGGACGAGGGCATGGTCGAGACCATTCGTGACAAGACCGGCCTCGAGGCCGACGCCTACTTCTCGGCGACGAAAGCCGAGTGGCTGCTCGACAACGCCGACCCGATCAAGCTCGAGCGCACGCGCCCCGCGGACATCCGCGACCGCGCAGAGCAGGGCGAGGTCCTGTTCGGGACCATCGATACGTGGTTGATCTACAACCTCACGGGCAACCACATCACCGAAGTCACGAACGCCTCGCGGACGATGCTCTACAACATCCACGACCTCGAGTGGGACGACGACTTGCTGGCGGAGTTTTCAGTTCCCGAGGCGATGTTACCCGAGGTCCGCCCCTCGAGCGACGAGGATACCTACGGGACGACCGATCCCGACGGCTTCCTCGAGGCCGAGGTGCCGGTCGCGGGTGCACTGGGCGACCAGCAGGCGGCCCTGTTCGGCCAGACCTGTTTCGACGCCGGCGACGCGAAGAACACCTACGGCACCGGGTCGTTCTTCCTGATGAACACCGGCAACGAGGCCGTCGAATCCGACCACGGCCTGCTGACGACGATCGGCTTCCAGCGCGCGGGCGAAGACGTCCAGTACGCACTCGAGGGAGCGATCTTCGTCACCGGCGCGGCGATCGAGTGGCTCGAGGACATGACGCTGATCGACGATCCCGCCGAGACGGCAGAACTGGCCCGCAGCGTCGACACGACCGATGGTGTCTACGTCGTCCCCGCGTTTACGGGACTGGGCGCGCCCCACTGGGATCAGCGCGCACGCGGCACCATCCTCGGGATGACACGTGGCACCCGCAAGGAACACGTCGTCCGCGCGACCCTCGAGTCGATCGCCTACCAGACCCGTGACGTTGCCGAAGCGATGGAGGCTGACTCGGGCATCGAGATGACGAGCCTGAAAGTCGACGGCGGCGCGGTCAAGAACAACTTCCTCTGTCAACTCCAGTCGGACATCATTGGGTCGGATATCGTCCGCCCAGTAGTCGACGAGACGACGGCGCTGGGGTCGGCCTACGCGGCCGGCCTCGCCGTTGGCTACTGGAGCGATCCCGACGAGTTGCGAAGCAACTGGCAGGTCGACGCCGAGTTCGAACCCGAGATGGACCCGGCCACCGCCGATCAGCGATACGACCGCTGGGGGGACGCCGTCGACCGAGCGCGCGACTGGGCGCGGGATAGTGAGGAGTAA
- a CDS encoding translation initiation factor IF-2 subunit beta, whose product MDYESSLDRAMEDVPDIGGDEERLQIPDPETQKDGAFTRVKNLDEIADVLSRETEHLHRFIQREMGTSGKLENGRGRYNGTFSQKDFDAAIDAYVDEYVLCSECGLPDTRLVREDRTPMLRCDACGAFRPVTKRSTSSQQQQQQDAVEEGQTYTVEITGTGRKGDGVAEKGNYTIFVPGADEGDVVDIYIKNISGNLAFARLD is encoded by the coding sequence ATGGATTACGAATCGAGTCTCGACCGAGCGATGGAGGACGTCCCCGACATCGGGGGCGACGAAGAGCGACTCCAGATCCCCGATCCGGAGACACAGAAAGACGGCGCGTTCACGCGCGTGAAGAATCTCGACGAGATCGCCGACGTGCTCTCGCGGGAGACCGAACATCTCCACCGGTTCATCCAGCGCGAGATGGGGACCAGCGGCAAACTCGAGAACGGTCGGGGCCGGTACAACGGCACCTTCTCCCAGAAGGATTTCGACGCGGCGATCGACGCCTACGTCGACGAGTACGTCCTCTGTTCGGAGTGTGGCCTGCCGGACACCCGCCTCGTACGCGAAGACCGCACGCCGATGTTGCGCTGTGACGCCTGTGGGGCGTTCCGCCCGGTCACCAAACGGTCGACCAGCAGCCAGCAGCAACAACAGCAAGACGCCGTCGAGGAGGGGCAGACCTACACGGTCGAAATCACCGGCACCGGTCGCAAGGGCGACGGTGTCGCCGAGAAGGGTAACTACACGATCTTCGTCCCCGGTGCCGACGAGGGCGACGTCGTCGACATCTACATCAAGAACATCTCGGGCAATCTGGCGTTCGCCCGACTCGACTGA
- a CDS encoding metallophosphoesterase, producing MCGEPHRSDAGGASPPARVEPVPDEPAATATIGGERALLVADYHAGYEAGLRYDRGVDVPSHAPDRRERLLALCERTRPDRLVILGDLMHSIGEPGGAERGELEVLFESLPATLAVTVVKGNHDGRIETWLDESDDIDATVDIVSGKGVALGAVGVCHGHTWPDPAVLESEVVCLGHEHPCVRLTDAVGGSRVERAWLRGKLEPAPFHERPEYEGIAWLEQPDESPPRVVVMPAFNDLVGGTWTNVAGQSFLSPFLPAGLADGEAYLLDGTRLGAYESV from the coding sequence ATGTGTGGTGAGCCCCACCGTTCCGATGCCGGCGGTGCGTCGCCGCCCGCACGCGTCGAGCCCGTTCCCGACGAACCCGCTGCGACCGCCACGATCGGGGGCGAGCGCGCGCTACTCGTCGCCGACTATCACGCCGGGTACGAGGCCGGCTTGCGATACGACCGCGGTGTCGACGTCCCGAGTCACGCGCCCGACCGCCGGGAGCGACTGCTGGCACTGTGCGAGCGTACCCGTCCCGACCGACTGGTGATCCTCGGCGACCTCATGCACTCGATCGGCGAGCCAGGCGGGGCCGAACGCGGCGAACTCGAGGTGCTGTTCGAATCGCTTCCAGCCACGCTCGCGGTCACGGTCGTCAAGGGCAACCACGACGGTCGCATCGAAACCTGGCTCGACGAGAGCGACGACATCGACGCGACGGTCGACATCGTTTCCGGCAAGGGGGTCGCCCTCGGTGCGGTCGGTGTCTGTCACGGCCACACGTGGCCCGATCCGGCGGTCCTCGAAAGCGAAGTTGTCTGTCTGGGCCACGAACACCCCTGCGTGCGGCTCACGGACGCGGTCGGTGGGAGCCGCGTCGAGCGCGCGTGGCTGCGTGGCAAACTCGAGCCTGCACCGTTTCACGAGCGGCCAGAGTACGAGGGGATCGCGTGGCTCGAGCAGCCGGACGAATCGCCGCCACGCGTGGTCGTCATGCCTGCGTTCAACGACCTCGTCGGTGGGACGTGGACCAACGTGGCCGGGCAGTCGTTTCTCTCGCCGTTTCTGCCCGCGGGGCTGGCCGACGGTGAGGCGTATCTGCTCGATGGGACGCGACTTGGTGCGTACGAGTCAGTTTGA
- a CDS encoding cold-shock protein, protein MANGTVDFFNDTGGYGFISTDDADDDVFFHMEDVGGPDLEEGTDIEFDIEQAPKGPRATNVVRN, encoded by the coding sequence ATGGCAAACGGTACGGTTGATTTCTTCAACGACACAGGCGGCTACGGTTTCATTTCGACGGACGACGCGGACGATGACGTTTTCTTCCACATGGAAGACGTTGGCGGCCCGGACCTCGAAGAAGGCACAGACATCGAATTCGATATCGAACAGGCCCCCAAGGGTCCCCGCGCGACGAACGTCGTCCGCAACTAA
- a CDS encoding thioredoxin family protein, whose protein sequence is MTAPNKPRQLETGDELDDFVATHDVSLVEFYTNGCAMCQAMEPVLGNVARATDIAIGMVNPRDDADLVGRFNVQSVPLLVLFEDGTETARLADGFQGGDAVTEFLATNVPDAVDAN, encoded by the coding sequence ATGACCGCACCCAACAAGCCGCGTCAACTCGAGACCGGCGACGAACTCGATGACTTCGTCGCGACACACGACGTTTCGCTCGTCGAATTTTATACCAACGGGTGTGCGATGTGTCAGGCGATGGAACCGGTACTGGGGAACGTCGCGCGCGCGACGGATATCGCGATCGGGATGGTCAATCCTCGTGACGATGCCGACCTCGTTGGCCGCTTTAACGTCCAGTCGGTGCCGCTGTTGGTCCTCTTCGAAGACGGGACAGAAACCGCCCGACTGGCAGACGGATTCCAGGGCGGCGACGCCGTCACTGAGTTTCTGGCAACGAACGTCCCGGACGCCGTTGACGCGAACTGA
- the glnA gene encoding type I glutamate--ammonia ligase: MTNGNLTAAETDVLGEIEEKDIDFLRLQFTDILGTVKNVSVPARQAEKAFTEGIYFDGSSIEGFVRIQESDMRLKPDPDTFAILPWQNREDGASARMICDVINTSTGEPFEGDPRRVLKNALERADEMGYTVNAAPEPEFFLFEEDEEGRATTETGDYGGYFDLAPKDLASDVRRDIIYGLEEMGFEIEASHHEVARGQHEINFEYDDALTTADNVGTFRTVVRAIAAQHDQHATFMPKPIPKINGSGMHTHLSLFTDDGENAFHDGDDEFDLSETAHAFIAGILEHAPAITAVANPTVNSYKRLVPGYEAPVYVAWSDRNRSALIRKPAARVPAASRVELRSPDPSCNPYLALAVMIHAGLDGIERDLECPDPVRENIYEFDEQKREEYGIDTLPSNLGEAVDALEEDEAIYSALGDHVASKFVEAKRQEFEDYLIDVSQWELDRYLETF, from the coding sequence ATGACGAATGGAAACCTCACTGCTGCGGAAACGGACGTGCTAGGCGAAATCGAGGAGAAAGACATCGACTTCCTTCGGTTGCAGTTCACCGACATTCTGGGAACTGTCAAGAACGTCTCCGTGCCGGCACGACAGGCCGAGAAGGCGTTTACCGAGGGGATTTACTTCGACGGTTCCTCGATCGAAGGCTTCGTCCGCATTCAGGAGTCGGACATGCGGCTTAAGCCCGATCCCGACACGTTCGCGATCCTCCCGTGGCAAAACCGCGAGGACGGTGCATCGGCCCGCATGATCTGTGACGTCATCAACACCTCGACGGGCGAGCCCTTCGAGGGCGACCCGCGTCGCGTCCTCAAAAACGCCTTAGAGCGCGCCGACGAGATGGGCTATACCGTCAACGCCGCGCCAGAGCCGGAGTTCTTCCTCTTCGAAGAAGACGAGGAGGGGCGTGCAACGACCGAAACCGGTGACTACGGCGGCTACTTCGACCTCGCGCCGAAAGACCTCGCGAGCGATGTCCGGCGTGACATCATCTATGGCTTAGAAGAGATGGGCTTCGAGATCGAAGCCAGCCACCACGAGGTCGCCCGCGGCCAACACGAGATCAACTTCGAGTACGACGACGCGCTGACGACCGCGGACAACGTCGGCACCTTCCGTACGGTCGTCCGCGCGATCGCCGCCCAACACGACCAGCACGCGACCTTCATGCCCAAACCGATCCCGAAGATCAACGGTTCAGGCATGCACACCCACCTCTCGCTGTTCACCGACGACGGCGAGAACGCCTTCCACGACGGGGACGACGAGTTCGACCTCTCGGAGACCGCCCACGCCTTCATCGCCGGTATCTTAGAGCACGCACCCGCGATTACGGCGGTCGCAAACCCCACCGTGAACAGCTACAAGCGGCTGGTGCCCGGCTACGAAGCACCCGTCTACGTCGCGTGGTCCGACCGCAACCGCTCGGCACTGATCCGCAAGCCTGCAGCCCGCGTCCCCGCCGCTTCACGCGTCGAACTGCGTTCGCCCGATCCGTCGTGTAACCCGTACCTCGCGCTCGCGGTCATGATTCATGCCGGCCTCGACGGGATCGAGCGCGACCTCGAGTGTCCGGACCCGGTTCGCGAGAACATCTACGAGTTCGACGAACAGAAACGCGAGGAGTACGGTATCGACACGCTCCCGAGCAACCTCGGCGAGGCCGTCGATGCCTTAGAGGAAGACGAGGCGATCTACAGCGCACTCGGCGATCACGTTGCCTCCAAATTCGTCGAGGCAAAGCGCCAGGAGTTCGAAGACTACCTCATCGACGTCTCCCAGTGGGAACTCGACCGCTACCTCGAGACCTTCTAA
- a CDS encoding PGF-CTERM sorting domain-containing protein translates to MAGVDGPRAALAGRKLLTFGLALAVIVGLAATGAVGAPPDGNETVSEEAYRQPAPDRGDPYFEAAADDGSWVSYENPRDEYRSPYLGDGSGKICVTLLNENGDPVIGESVPNTTVTVPTGGATTWHSEADPMTVEFPMNEHHEFPLDGDQFGTSPDVAQGDGYMDSHCLEFHGNDEEATLTYGEAQISGEYADRIDVVGYIQQVPKGDGWDTDIDPIEAAEPYDEAGGGWTYTSNSSHGQAVVVLQLDAPADERFDPNESSSTEPTESQSSNDDPSNADDMMPGFGILTAIVALSVAVLARYRS, encoded by the coding sequence ATGGCTGGCGTAGATGGGCCTCGAGCGGCGCTCGCTGGACGAAAACTGCTCACGTTCGGGCTCGCGCTGGCCGTAATCGTCGGGCTCGCGGCGACTGGGGCTGTGGGTGCCCCGCCCGACGGAAACGAAACGGTGTCGGAAGAAGCGTACCGCCAACCCGCGCCGGATCGGGGTGATCCGTACTTCGAGGCGGCGGCCGACGACGGGAGTTGGGTCAGCTACGAGAACCCGCGCGACGAGTATCGCAGTCCGTACCTCGGTGACGGGTCCGGAAAGATCTGCGTCACGTTGCTCAACGAGAACGGCGATCCGGTCATCGGTGAGTCGGTACCGAACACGACGGTGACGGTCCCGACCGGCGGCGCGACGACGTGGCACTCCGAGGCCGACCCAATGACCGTCGAATTCCCGATGAACGAGCATCACGAGTTCCCGCTCGACGGGGACCAGTTCGGGACGAGTCCGGACGTCGCACAGGGTGACGGCTACATGGACTCGCACTGTCTCGAGTTCCATGGGAACGACGAAGAGGCGACGCTCACGTACGGTGAGGCCCAGATCAGCGGCGAGTACGCCGACCGGATCGACGTCGTCGGATACATCCAGCAGGTCCCCAAAGGCGACGGCTGGGATACGGACATCGATCCGATCGAGGCCGCGGAACCGTACGACGAAGCGGGCGGTGGCTGGACGTACACCAGCAATTCGTCTCACGGACAGGCCGTCGTCGTCTTGCAACTCGATGCGCCGGCTGACGAACGATTCGATCCCAACGAGTCGAGTTCGACCGAGCCGACTGAGTCACAGTCGTCCAATGATGACCCGTCCAATGCGGATGATATGATGCCTGGATTTGGCATACTCACGGCCATCGTTGCACTCTCGGTTGCCGTCCTCGCGCGATATCGTAGCTAG
- a CDS encoding cupin domain-containing protein, protein MGTEASSEAVPTVMGATDGKALWSVGVLMLFKADSERTDGAFTLLEHTAPAGYETPYHVHHAEDELFYVLDGAIDCYYGDDGENVRRAGPGETVWLPRDVPHGFRVVSDDACHMLVQVTPAGLEELFREVGTPAKRLDPPPQAELDTAALAEAAAAYQLEILGPLPD, encoded by the coding sequence ATGGGCACAGAAGCAAGTTCAGAAGCGGTGCCGACAGTGATGGGCGCGACCGATGGGAAGGCGCTGTGGTCCGTCGGTGTGCTGATGCTCTTCAAGGCCGATTCCGAGCGGACAGACGGCGCGTTTACGCTGCTCGAGCACACTGCCCCTGCCGGGTACGAAACGCCATACCACGTCCACCACGCCGAGGACGAACTGTTCTACGTCCTCGACGGTGCGATCGACTGCTACTACGGCGATGACGGCGAGAACGTGCGCCGAGCCGGGCCGGGAGAGACCGTTTGGCTCCCTCGAGACGTCCCCCACGGCTTCCGTGTCGTGAGCGACGATGCCTGTCACATGCTCGTACAGGTGACGCCGGCAGGCCTCGAGGAGTTATTCAGGGAGGTCGGGACGCCGGCGAAGCGACTGGACCCGCCGCCACAAGCCGAACTGGACACCGCGGCGCTGGCTGAAGCCGCAGCAGCGTATCAACTCGAGATCCTCGGGCCGCTCCCGGATTGA
- a CDS encoding Single-stranded DNA binding protein, whose product MELDDHAEDLASDLGVDKEEVKADLQNLVEYSVPIDEAVQSLRRKYGDGSSGGSGTPSSKDVAEITPEDSSVTVTGVVLTAGKRSIRYQGSDHVIVEGRLADETGVIDYTAWEDFGLSPGETITAGNAGVREWDGEPELNLGESTSLSFLEESLEVPAEIGGDAQLADLQTGDRAVTIEVSVLECERKTIDGRDGETDILSGVLGDESGRLPFTNWDPAPEIEEGGSVRIENAYVQEFRGVPEVNVSEFSTVTALEREIDVGSDTATMDIGDAVATGGVYDVEVVGNLLAVRDGSGLIQRCPECYRVIQKGQCRTHGDVDGIDDMRVKAILDDGTGAVTVVLDDELTERVYGGTLEDALEQAREAMDQEVVADTIRERIVGREYRVRGHLSVDEYGANLDAETFEESDDDPTARAAAFLTEVDA is encoded by the coding sequence ATGGAACTCGACGATCATGCCGAGGATCTCGCCTCCGACCTCGGTGTCGACAAAGAGGAGGTCAAAGCTGACCTGCAGAATTTGGTAGAGTACAGCGTCCCGATAGACGAGGCCGTCCAGAGCCTCCGGCGGAAGTACGGCGATGGGTCCAGCGGCGGGAGCGGGACACCATCGTCGAAAGACGTTGCGGAGATCACGCCAGAGGATAGCTCAGTCACCGTCACCGGCGTCGTCCTGACGGCCGGCAAACGGTCGATCCGCTATCAGGGCTCCGATCACGTCATCGTCGAAGGCCGACTGGCCGACGAGACCGGCGTCATCGACTACACTGCGTGGGAAGACTTCGGCCTCTCGCCGGGCGAGACGATCACCGCGGGCAACGCGGGCGTCCGCGAGTGGGACGGCGAACCCGAACTCAACCTCGGCGAGAGCACCTCGCTTTCCTTCCTCGAGGAATCGCTCGAGGTCCCCGCCGAGATCGGCGGCGACGCCCAGTTGGCCGACCTGCAGACGGGCGATCGTGCCGTCACGATCGAAGTAAGCGTTCTCGAGTGCGAGCGCAAGACGATCGACGGTCGCGACGGTGAAACGGACATTCTGAGCGGTGTCCTCGGCGACGAAAGCGGGCGGCTTCCGTTTACGAACTGGGATCCCGCGCCCGAAATCGAAGAGGGCGGCTCGGTTCGAATCGAGAACGCCTACGTCCAGGAGTTCCGTGGCGTCCCCGAGGTCAACGTCTCCGAGTTCTCGACGGTCACCGCACTCGAGCGCGAGATCGACGTCGGCAGCGACACCGCGACGATGGATATCGGCGACGCCGTCGCGACCGGCGGGGTCTACGACGTCGAAGTCGTGGGCAATCTGCTTGCGGTTCGTGACGGCTCCGGCCTGATCCAGCGCTGTCCGGAGTGTTACCGAGTCATCCAGAAAGGGCAGTGTCGAACCCACGGCGATGTCGACGGCATCGACGACATGCGCGTCAAGGCGATCCTCGACGACGGCACCGGTGCCGTCACGGTCGTCCTCGACGACGAGTTGACCGAGCGGGTTTACGGTGGTACCTTGGAGGACGCCTTAGAGCAGGCCCGTGAAGCCATGGATCAGGAGGTCGTCGCCGATACGATCCGCGAGCGCATCGTTGGCCGCGAGTACCGCGTGCGCGGGCATCTCTCGGTCGACGAGTATGGTGCAAACCTCGACGCCGAGACGTTCGAAGAGAGCGACGACGATCCGACCGCGCGTGCGGCGGCCTTCCTGACGGAGGTGGACGCATGA
- a CDS encoding HAD-IIB family hydrolase encodes MTADPPLVLDVDGTLTRPDGWGIDPRVFDPLREWDAPVVIATGKAFPYPVALCHFIGIPEIVVAENGGVVYTGDDVFFTADREAAQAVTEEYRAAGYELGWGEEDTVNRWRETEIAVNLEQPLEPLREIAAEHGLEVIDTGYAYHVKDATPNKGAGLETIAEHITIDLEECVAIGDSVNDVSTFEAVGRGFAVKNADEAAKAAADEVLADVHADGTLAVLERVGGTR; translated from the coding sequence ATGACCGCCGACCCGCCGCTCGTCCTCGACGTCGACGGCACCCTGACCCGGCCCGACGGCTGGGGTATCGATCCCCGCGTCTTCGATCCACTTCGCGAATGGGACGCACCCGTCGTGATCGCCACCGGGAAGGCCTTCCCCTACCCCGTTGCGCTCTGTCACTTCATCGGGATTCCCGAGATCGTCGTCGCCGAAAACGGCGGCGTCGTCTACACCGGCGACGACGTCTTCTTCACCGCCGACCGCGAAGCCGCCCAGGCCGTCACCGAGGAGTACCGCGCTGCCGGCTACGAACTCGGCTGGGGCGAGGAAGACACCGTCAACCGCTGGCGCGAAACCGAAATCGCCGTTAACTTAGAACAGCCACTCGAGCCGCTACGTGAGATCGCCGCCGAGCACGGCCTCGAGGTGATCGACACCGGCTACGCCTACCACGTCAAAGATGCGACTCCGAACAAGGGTGCGGGGCTCGAGACGATCGCCGAGCACATCACTATCGACCTCGAGGAGTGTGTCGCCATCGGCGACTCGGTCAACGACGTTTCGACGTTCGAGGCCGTCGGTCGCGGGTTCGCTGTCAAAAACGCCGACGAGGCGGCGAAAGCGGCTGCCGACGAGGTTCTTGCAGACGTTCACGCGGATGGGACGCTTGCGGTGCTCGAGCGAGTTGGCGGGACGCGCTGA
- a CDS encoding PhoU domain-containing protein, with product METRKVQVTGGSTYTVSLPKTWATENNVSAGTTVEFYPEDDALLLTPQSETERQEGTLDISQLEGERLTRAVMTMYVSGFDIIRLEAGRITTDQRRAIRSATQGLVGVEVLEETTDSVVIQDLLDSSELSIVNAVTRMRLIAQSMLEDAVRALIENDDDIAHDVIERDDDVDRLWLVVSRIFRATLRSPRAAEELGVPREDCFDLHSSARQLERVADHAAKISNLALKLDEIPADVAEALEELQTDASTILEKSMDALFAEETDEANRLGHAAREEVLGIDQHTRQIDDMLRELDPVQAQSLGLIVDSLSRSADYGGNIAETALQKAAPRP from the coding sequence ATGGAGACGCGAAAGGTCCAGGTGACGGGTGGATCGACCTACACCGTCTCGCTGCCGAAAACGTGGGCGACTGAGAACAACGTCAGCGCCGGGACGACAGTCGAGTTCTATCCAGAAGACGACGCGCTGTTGCTGACGCCCCAGAGCGAAACGGAACGGCAGGAGGGAACCCTCGATATCTCGCAGCTCGAGGGCGAACGACTCACCCGGGCCGTGATGACGATGTACGTCAGCGGCTTCGACATCATCAGACTCGAGGCGGGCCGCATCACGACCGACCAGCGTCGGGCGATTCGCAGTGCAACACAGGGGCTGGTCGGCGTCGAAGTCTTAGAGGAGACGACCGACAGCGTGGTTATTCAGGACCTGCTCGATTCCTCGGAGCTGTCGATCGTTAACGCCGTCACGCGGATGCGCCTGATCGCACAGTCGATGCTCGAAGATGCCGTCCGAGCACTGATCGAGAACGACGACGACATCGCACACGACGTGATCGAGCGCGACGACGACGTCGACCGACTCTGGCTCGTCGTCTCGCGGATCTTTCGCGCGACGCTTCGCTCTCCGCGGGCGGCCGAGGAACTCGGCGTGCCCCGCGAGGACTGTTTCGACCTGCACTCGAGTGCCCGTCAACTCGAGCGCGTCGCCGACCACGCTGCCAAGATCAGCAACCTCGCGCTCAAACTCGACGAGATTCCCGCGGACGTCGCCGAAGCGCTCGAGGAACTCCAAACGGACGCGTCGACGATTCTGGAGAAATCGATGGACGCGCTGTTCGCTGAAGAGACTGACGAGGCGAACCGACTCGGCCACGCTGCCCGTGAGGAAGTCCTCGGGATCGATCAGCACACGCGCCAGATCGACGATATGCTCCGCGAGCTCGATCCGGTGCAGGCCCAGTCACTGGGGCTGATCGTCGACTCGCTGTCCAGAAGCGCCGACTACGGCGGTAACATCGCCGAAACGGCACTCCAGAAGGCCGCACCGCGCCCCTGA
- a CDS encoding HAD family hydrolase has protein sequence MAVSFDLFGTLVTADRPADPAAAVATELENRDVTVPDDWADAYAEAHVDAPSGAEVPLPAHVSRALASRGVDYEHNAARRAVVAAFDPTVETRPGALEAVAAAREHGPVAICSNCSVPELVGRTLVRSDFERDDFDAIVTSVGCGWRKPASEIFELTADELGVVPDELIHVGDDPHADGGIEAIGGTALLLEDESLADVPARLAARAESS, from the coding sequence GTGGCAGTATCGTTCGACCTCTTCGGGACGCTCGTGACCGCCGACCGGCCAGCGGACCCTGCCGCAGCCGTCGCGACTGAACTCGAGAACCGCGACGTCACGGTACCAGACGACTGGGCCGACGCCTACGCCGAGGCACATGTCGACGCACCGTCCGGCGCGGAAGTGCCGCTGCCGGCACACGTCTCGCGTGCACTCGCGAGCCGCGGCGTCGACTACGAACACAACGCAGCCAGACGCGCTGTCGTGGCGGCGTTCGATCCGACCGTCGAGACCAGACCGGGCGCGCTCGAGGCGGTCGCGGCAGCTCGAGAACACGGGCCGGTCGCGATCTGTTCGAACTGTAGCGTCCCCGAACTTGTCGGTCGGACGCTCGTCCGCTCGGACTTCGAGCGCGACGATTTCGACGCGATCGTCACGAGCGTCGGCTGTGGCTGGCGCAAGCCCGCCTCCGAGATCTTCGAACTGACGGCCGACGAACTCGGCGTCGTCCCCGACGAGCTAATTCACGTGGGTGACGATCCCCACGCCGACGGCGGGATCGAAGCCATCGGCGGAACGGCACTGCTCCTCGAGGACGAGTCGCTCGCGGATGTGCCGGCGCGGCTAGCGGCACGTGCAGAGTCGTCATGA
- a CDS encoding helix-turn-helix domain-containing protein yields the protein MTSQTHRPATQIGPVPEELESARAKLVYIYLEASGGATADELGEFLSMKQINILSVLNSLSSSGYVERSGSEYAVAN from the coding sequence ATGACGTCACAAACGCACCGTCCTGCGACGCAGATCGGTCCGGTTCCGGAAGAACTCGAATCAGCGCGAGCGAAACTCGTGTACATTTATCTCGAGGCAAGCGGGGGTGCCACAGCCGATGAGCTCGGTGAGTTCCTGTCGATGAAGCAGATCAACATCCTGAGCGTGCTGAACTCGCTGTCGAGTAGCGGCTACGTCGAGCGGTCGGGATCGGAGTACGCCGTCGCGAACTAA